In Candidatus Binatia bacterium, one DNA window encodes the following:
- a CDS encoding nitrilase-related carbon-nitrogen hydrolase has protein sequence MSETPVRLRAAILQTKPAKGQYSRNLRSAAEAFAQLSDDPPDLIVLPEAALTGYFLEGAVYDLALPAARFATDLAEAWRGACTGRPADIVAGFYENDAGTYYNSAVYLHVTPDGDRIVHLHRKMFLPTYGVFDEERFLSRGHNLGVFETRFGCMALLICEDACHAIVPTIAAIKGARVLIVPSASPGRGVDNAGELGSIAQWREMLRLAAIEHGIFVIYAGLTGFEGGKGMSGTSCVIDPFGRVLVEAPPLEPCILRCDLDLREIDVARASLPLLGDLGSALPDLLLDEDLPLPRGERAAGR, from the coding sequence GTGAGTGAGACTCCCGTTCGTCTGCGCGCGGCCATCCTTCAGACGAAACCGGCGAAAGGGCAATACTCGCGAAACCTGCGGAGCGCGGCGGAGGCGTTCGCGCAGCTCTCGGACGATCCGCCCGACCTCATCGTCCTTCCCGAGGCGGCGCTCACCGGGTACTTCCTCGAGGGCGCGGTGTACGACTTAGCGCTGCCCGCGGCGCGCTTTGCAACCGATCTCGCCGAGGCCTGGCGCGGCGCCTGCACCGGCCGCCCTGCGGACATTGTCGCTGGATTTTACGAGAACGACGCGGGGACGTACTACAACAGCGCGGTCTACCTGCACGTGACCCCGGACGGCGACCGGATCGTACACCTGCATCGCAAGATGTTTTTGCCGACGTATGGAGTGTTCGACGAGGAGCGCTTCCTGTCGCGCGGACACAACCTGGGCGTCTTCGAGACGCGCTTCGGGTGCATGGCGCTGCTGATCTGCGAGGACGCGTGTCACGCGATCGTGCCGACCATCGCCGCGATCAAAGGCGCCCGAGTGCTCATCGTGCCAAGCGCGTCACCCGGCCGCGGTGTCGACAATGCCGGCGAGCTCGGCAGTATCGCCCAGTGGCGCGAGATGCTGCGGCTCGCGGCGATCGAGCACGGCATCTTCGTGATCTACGCCGGCCTGACCGGGTTCGAGGGCGGAAAGGGAATGAGCGGCACGTCGTGCGTCATCGATCCGTTCGGTCGCGTGCTGGTGGAGGCCCCGCCGTTAGAACCATGCATACTGCGCTGCGACCTCGATTTGCGCGAGATCGATGTCGCCCGCGCGAGCCTCCCTCTGCTCGGCGATTTGGGCTCGGCGCTGCCGGATCTCCTCTTGGACGAAGATCTGCCGCTGCCGCGAGGCGAACGTGCTGCCGGTCGTTGA
- a CDS encoding NAD+ synthase — translation MLPVVEPSATVPAPPRLDAEVTTAWLVAFLRDELVVRRKIPRAVLGLSGGVDSAVTAFLCTRALGPGNVYAIRMPYKTSQASSLTDAALVVGALGIHCATIDISAAVDGYLQYEPSADARRRGNVMARMRMVALFDQSAKLEALPIGTGNKTERLLGYFTWHADDTPPVNPIGDLFKSQVWELARYLGVPERLIEKAPTADLEADQTDEADLGISYRDADAILNLILLGYSNVQLVERGFSPERVALVRGRVDGTHWKRHLPTTAMLTNTAINEFYLRPVDF, via the coding sequence GTGCTGCCGGTCGTTGAGCCTTCGGCGACGGTCCCGGCTCCTCCGCGCCTCGACGCGGAGGTAACCACGGCATGGCTCGTCGCGTTTTTGCGCGACGAGCTCGTCGTGCGACGGAAGATTCCGCGGGCTGTGCTGGGACTATCGGGCGGCGTCGATTCGGCGGTGACGGCGTTCCTGTGCACCCGCGCGCTTGGGCCGGGGAACGTCTACGCGATCCGCATGCCGTACAAAACGTCGCAGGCATCGAGCCTGACCGATGCCGCGCTCGTCGTCGGCGCGCTCGGAATCCACTGCGCGACGATCGACATCAGCGCGGCGGTCGACGGCTACCTCCAATACGAGCCCAGCGCGGACGCGCGCAGGCGCGGTAACGTCATGGCGCGGATGCGCATGGTCGCGCTGTTCGATCAGTCAGCGAAGTTGGAAGCGCTGCCGATCGGCACGGGAAACAAGACGGAACGACTGCTCGGGTACTTCACGTGGCACGCCGACGACACGCCGCCGGTCAATCCGATCGGCGATCTCTTCAAGAGTCAGGTGTGGGAGCTCGCGCGCTACCTAGGCGTTCCCGAGCGGCTCATCGAGAAGGCGCCGACCGCGGATCTCGAGGCCGACCAGACCGATGAGGCCGATCTCGGCATCAGCTACCGCGACGCCGACGCGATCCTTAACCTCATCCTGCTGGGCTATTCGAACGTACAGCTCGTCGAGCGCGGCTTTTCGCCGGAACGGGTCGCTCTGGTCCGCGGGCGTGTCGACGGGACGCACTGGAAGCGGCACCTGCCGACGACCGCCATGCTGACCAACACCGCGATCAACGAGTTCTACCTTCGCCCGGTAGATTTTTGA
- a CDS encoding NAD(P)-dependent oxidoreductase codes for MRRPFFPVGLNLDGRRCVVIGGADDREAIEKEAALREAGADVARVYDPCELRDADLAGAFFVISTPQDATLSARLRALADRDRFLLCCIDQPRFGFVAMAAIAKAGPVRVAISTAGLAPRVGKVLKIALQRVMDARFARFVGRLAEMRAETHAAHPRPEDSGARRSAMIEAARGFEADVRFEYPAWFEEGDAER; via the coding sequence ATGCGAAGACCGTTTTTTCCGGTGGGTCTCAATTTGGATGGGCGCCGCTGCGTGGTCATCGGCGGCGCCGACGACCGCGAGGCAATCGAGAAGGAGGCGGCGCTGCGCGAGGCGGGCGCGGACGTCGCGCGCGTGTACGATCCGTGCGAGCTGCGCGACGCGGACCTCGCCGGCGCGTTCTTCGTGATATCCACGCCGCAAGACGCGACGCTCTCGGCGCGCCTGCGTGCGCTTGCCGACCGCGATCGCTTCTTACTGTGCTGCATCGATCAGCCCCGCTTCGGCTTCGTGGCGATGGCGGCGATCGCGAAGGCCGGTCCGGTGCGCGTGGCGATCTCCACGGCCGGCCTCGCGCCGCGCGTGGGCAAGGTCCTCAAGATCGCGCTGCAGCGCGTGATGGACGCCCGCTTCGCGCGCTTCGTTGGGCGACTTGCGGAGATGCGCGCGGAGACGCACGCGGCCCATCCGCGGCCCGAAGACTCGGGCGCGCGGCGGAGCGCGATGATCGAGGCCGCGCGCGGATTCGAGGCCGACGTGCGGTTCGAGTATCCGGCTTGGTTCGAGGAGGGCGATGCCGAGCGTTGA
- a CDS encoding competence/damage-inducible protein A, with product MPSVELVAVGTEILLGQLVDTNTAFIAARLAEAGIDVHATHAVGDNRERIAAAIRSALNRAEGVLTTGGLGPTIDDITKEAVCDALGLGVQLYEPALAHMEAVFAAHGRPMRPNNRKQAELPEGSRPLDNPNGTAPGFIAFAAAGKFVACMPGVPREMKPMLEGQVVPFLRARFGARERIYTRVLHTIGIGESEIDHRIDDLFRSYENPKVAVLAHDFRADVKITAKAASEADAEAMIAPLQEDVERRLLGHIFGRDDATPASAVLALLRERGRTLAIAESCTGGLVSAALTSVPGASLSFRGGVVAYDNAVKVAQLGVDVETLATAGAVSEEAAREMARGARARLGADVGLSTTGIAGPDGGTPEKPVGLVWIALDDGETRAHRMQLRGDRDAIQRRATTAALGILWRDLSDSRR from the coding sequence ATGCCGAGCGTTGAGCTCGTCGCCGTCGGCACCGAGATCCTGCTCGGGCAACTGGTCGACACGAACACCGCGTTCATCGCTGCGCGCCTGGCCGAGGCCGGGATAGACGTCCACGCGACGCACGCCGTCGGCGACAATCGCGAGCGGATCGCGGCGGCGATTCGCTCGGCGCTGAACCGGGCCGAGGGCGTACTAACGACGGGCGGTCTTGGCCCGACTATCGACGATATCACCAAGGAAGCGGTGTGCGACGCGTTGGGCCTCGGCGTACAGCTCTACGAGCCGGCCCTCGCGCACATGGAGGCGGTGTTCGCTGCGCACGGCCGGCCGATGCGCCCGAACAATCGGAAACAGGCGGAACTTCCGGAGGGGAGCCGGCCGCTCGACAACCCCAACGGAACGGCGCCCGGATTCATCGCGTTCGCCGCTGCCGGCAAGTTCGTCGCGTGCATGCCGGGAGTGCCGCGCGAAATGAAGCCGATGCTGGAGGGCCAGGTGGTGCCCTTTCTGCGCGCGAGATTCGGCGCGCGCGAACGGATCTACACGCGCGTGCTGCACACGATCGGAATCGGCGAGTCGGAGATCGATCATCGCATCGACGATCTCTTTCGCAGCTACGAAAATCCGAAGGTCGCGGTGCTGGCGCACGACTTTCGTGCCGACGTAAAGATTACGGCAAAGGCCGCCTCAGAGGCGGACGCCGAGGCGATGATCGCACCGCTGCAGGAGGACGTCGAACGCCGGCTCCTCGGCCATATCTTCGGCCGCGACGACGCGACCCCGGCCAGCGCGGTTCTCGCCCTGCTGCGCGAGCGCGGTCGAACGCTCGCGATCGCGGAGTCGTGCACCGGCGGCCTCGTGTCCGCTGCGCTGACGAGCGTGCCGGGAGCCTCGCTGAGTTTCAGGGGCGGGGTCGTCGCGTACGACAACGCCGTGAAGGTCGCCCAGCTCGGCGTCGATGTTGAAACCCTTGCGACGGCGGGGGCGGTGAGTGAGGAGGCGGCGCGTGAGATGGCGCGCGGCGCGCGCGCGCGCCTCGGCGCTGACGTCGGCTTATCGACTACCGGCATCGCCGGGCCCGACGGCGGTACGCCGGAGAAGCCGGTCGGGCTGGTCTGGATCGCGCTGGACGATGGGGAAACGCGCGCGCACCGGATGCAGCTTCGCGGCGATCGTGACGCAATTCAGAGACGCGCGACCACGGCGGCGCTTGGGATCCTGTGGCGCGACCTCAGCGATTCGCGACGATAG
- a CDS encoding aspartate aminotransferase family protein, protein MSDVPGARSKALASLLRRYESRNVTFVADDFPVFWEAASGATVTDADGNEYVDCTAAFGVANAGHCNPRVAEAISQQARRLMHGMGDVHPTELRIRLFERLARLLPAELEKTFLATTGSEAIEAALKTAILAAGKTRFAAFRGAYHGLSFGALAVGGIERFRRPFAGALHAEALLLDYPRDGAISASEAAGRARELLARHPDVAALVIEPIQGRAGCVVPPAGYLAALRAVCDELHIVMVVDEIFTGFGRTGDWFAIDRERVVPDILCIGKAMASGMPISAAVGRSAVMDAWPPSTGEALHTSTYLGSPLGCAAALATIDELERNVLPARAATLGAGLGKRLQTLRVYENVRDVRGRGLLWGVQLAAAASATAVVARSLARGVILLQSGTDGDTISISPPLVIDEEQLMHAIDVLEEAIVANR, encoded by the coding sequence TCGCAAGCCTCCTGCGCCGCTACGAGTCGCGCAACGTCACGTTTGTGGCCGACGATTTTCCCGTGTTCTGGGAGGCGGCGAGCGGCGCGACCGTGACGGACGCCGACGGTAACGAGTACGTCGACTGCACCGCGGCGTTCGGCGTGGCCAACGCGGGACATTGCAATCCGCGCGTCGCCGAGGCGATTTCGCAACAAGCGCGCCGCCTGATGCACGGCATGGGCGACGTCCATCCCACGGAGCTGCGCATACGACTCTTCGAGCGTCTCGCCCGCCTACTGCCGGCGGAGCTCGAGAAAACCTTTCTCGCAACCACGGGCTCCGAGGCCATCGAGGCGGCACTGAAGACCGCGATCCTCGCGGCCGGCAAGACGCGCTTCGCTGCGTTTCGTGGCGCGTACCACGGCCTGTCGTTCGGCGCGCTGGCCGTCGGCGGAATAGAACGTTTTCGGCGGCCATTCGCGGGCGCGCTCCACGCTGAGGCGCTTCTGCTCGACTATCCCCGCGACGGAGCGATCTCGGCCAGCGAAGCCGCCGGCCGCGCGCGCGAGCTCCTCGCGCGGCACCCCGACGTCGCGGCGCTGGTGATCGAGCCAATCCAGGGGCGCGCCGGCTGCGTCGTCCCTCCGGCGGGCTATCTTGCGGCTCTGCGCGCGGTTTGCGACGAGCTGCACATCGTCATGGTCGTCGACGAGATCTTCACCGGCTTCGGCCGCACCGGCGATTGGTTCGCTATCGATCGCGAGCGCGTTGTTCCCGACATCCTGTGCATCGGCAAGGCGATGGCATCGGGGATGCCGATCAGTGCTGCCGTCGGACGTTCCGCAGTGATGGACGCGTGGCCGCCGTCCACCGGCGAGGCGCTGCACACGTCGACGTATCTCGGCAGCCCGCTCGGCTGCGCGGCCGCGTTGGCCACGATCGACGAGCTGGAGCGAAACGTGCTTCCGGCGCGGGCGGCGACGCTCGGCGCGGGCTTAGGCAAGAGGCTGCAGACGCTGCGCGTTTACGAGAACGTGCGCGACGTTCGGGGCCGAGGGCTGCTGTGGGGCGTGCAGCTTGCCGCCGCTGCGAGCGCCACAGCGGTCGTGGCGCGATCGCTCGCACGCGGCGTCATTCTCTTGCAATCAGGAACGGACGGTGACACGATCTCAATCTCACCGCCGCTCGTCATCGACGAGGAGCAGCTGATGCACGCGATCGACGTTCTCGAAGAAGCTATCGTCGCGAATCGCTGA